A genomic window from Streptomyces broussonetiae includes:
- a CDS encoding glycoside hydrolase family 18 protein translates to MSTHRRRISGRNKAIGGLVAAAVVGGGAVLLTGTANAAGVNAAYTRTSDWSTGYTAQYVVTNNSSAQEKSWTLEFDLPAGARLSSLWNGESSVSGSHVTVRPAKWDTEGLAPGKSVTVGFVVDGSGAPTGCRIDNSQCSADGGATPEPSGRPTGTPSPAPTPTATRTSTPTQSATPTPTASQTTGSGSGTTASAGFAPYVDTSLYPAFDLVGAADATGVKNYNLAFITDGGGCTPKWGGVTDVTSDAVAAQIGSLRAKGGDVRVSFGGASGSELATTCSSADALAAAYGKVIDAFKLTKVDFDVEGGALPNTAANTLRAQAIAKLQAQHPGLDVSFTLPVMPEGLTQDGVNLLSNAKSNGAKIGTVNIMAMDYGSSYSGDMGDYAQQAATATQAQIKGVLGLSDSAAWKAVAVTPMIGVNDVSSEIFKVDDATQLVGFAKSKGLGGLSMWSAARDKQCDGGAKNSADPTCSSIVQDKFAFSKAFGAFN, encoded by the coding sequence ATGAGCACGCACCGGCGCAGGATCAGTGGCAGGAACAAGGCGATCGGCGGCCTCGTGGCCGCAGCCGTCGTCGGCGGCGGCGCGGTCCTGCTCACCGGCACCGCGAACGCGGCCGGTGTGAACGCCGCGTACACCAGGACCAGCGACTGGTCGACCGGTTACACCGCCCAGTACGTCGTCACCAACAACAGCAGCGCGCAGGAGAAGTCCTGGACGCTGGAGTTCGACCTCCCGGCGGGTGCCAGGCTCAGCTCGCTGTGGAACGGCGAGTCGAGCGTGAGCGGCTCGCACGTCACCGTCAGGCCGGCGAAGTGGGACACCGAAGGCCTCGCCCCGGGCAAGTCGGTGACGGTGGGCTTCGTGGTCGACGGCAGCGGCGCCCCGACCGGCTGCCGTATCGACAACAGCCAGTGCTCCGCGGACGGCGGCGCCACTCCCGAGCCGAGCGGACGTCCGACCGGGACCCCGTCGCCGGCCCCCACCCCGACCGCCACCAGGACCTCCACCCCCACCCAGAGCGCGACCCCGACCCCGACCGCCTCGCAGACCACCGGCAGCGGCAGCGGCACCACCGCCTCCGCCGGCTTCGCCCCCTACGTCGACACCTCCCTCTACCCGGCCTTCGACCTGGTCGGCGCCGCGGACGCGACCGGGGTGAAGAACTACAACCTCGCCTTCATCACCGACGGCGGCGGCTGCACCCCCAAGTGGGGCGGCGTGACCGACGTGACCAGCGACGCCGTGGCGGCGCAGATCGGCTCGCTGCGCGCCAAGGGCGGTGACGTCCGGGTCTCCTTCGGCGGCGCCTCCGGCTCCGAGCTGGCCACCACCTGCTCCTCCGCCGACGCGCTGGCGGCGGCGTACGGCAAGGTGATCGACGCCTTCAAGCTCACCAAGGTCGACTTCGACGTCGAGGGCGGCGCGCTGCCGAACACGGCGGCGAACACCCTGCGGGCGCAGGCGATAGCGAAGCTCCAGGCGCAGCACCCGGGCCTGGACGTCTCCTTCACCCTCCCGGTGATGCCCGAGGGCCTCACCCAGGACGGCGTGAACCTGCTGTCGAACGCCAAGTCCAACGGCGCGAAGATCGGCACCGTCAACATCATGGCGATGGACTACGGCTCCTCGTACAGCGGCGACATGGGCGACTACGCCCAGCAGGCCGCCACCGCCACCCAGGCCCAGATCAAGGGCGTGCTCGGGCTGTCCGACTCGGCCGCCTGGAAGGCCGTCGCGGTCACCCCGATGATCGGTGTCAACGACGTCTCCTCCGAGATCTTCAAGGTCGACGACGCCACACAGCTGGTGGGCTTCGCCAAGTCCAAGGGCCTCGGCGGCCTGTCGATGTGGTCCGCCGCCCGCGACAAGCAGTGCGACGGCGGCGCGAAGAACTCCGCCGACCCGACCTGCAGCTCCATCGTCCAGGACAAGTTCGCCTTCTCGAAGGCGTTCGGCGCCTTCAACTGA